In a genomic window of Sarcophilus harrisii chromosome 4, mSarHar1.11, whole genome shotgun sequence:
- the ECHDC2 gene encoding enoyl-CoA hydratase domain-containing protein 2, mitochondrial: MLRTLPRALRALGPRGPACGPARGWASRDAAPGAEIQVSALRGGRDAGIVEISMNRPQARNALGKVFVGELSDALEELRLDRSVRVLVFKSTVRGVFCAGEFSVWEFDGEVSVSCSSRWLKECPERAGGVCGGETMGRGMTLQRPLKSWAFALTAVGFGEDLGEIVNERWREAGICHSGRDGGAMFCILSNPSSPYCPKLYEGARVNKGHGERMGGGGGLERMGRTFTLSPPSIASSAIMGLIETTRGLLPGAGGTQRLPRCVGVSLAKELIFTGRRIGGEEAKGIGLVNYAVPQNQEGTAAYQRSLELAREIVPQAPIAVRMGKVAIDKGMEVDIASGMAIEGMCYAQNIPTRDRLEGMAAFREKRPPRFVGE, translated from the exons ATGCTGAGGACGCTGCCCCGCGCGCTGCGGGCCCTGGGCCCCCGGGGTCCCGCCTGCGGGCCGGCCCGCGGCTGGGCCTCCCGGGACGCGGCTCCGGGCGCGGAGATCCAAGTGAGCGCCCTGCGCGGGGGCCGCGACGCAG gTATCGTGGAGATTTCCATGAACAGGCCGCAGGCCCGAAATGCTCTGGGCAAAGTCTTTGTCGGTGAG CTGTCCGATGCCTTGGAGGAGCTTCGCCTGGACAGGAGCGTCCGAGTGCTCGTGTTCAAGAGCACTGTCCGGGGGGTGTTCTGTGCAGGTGAG TTTTCGGTGTGGGAGTTTGATGGGGAGGTTTCCGTTTCATGTTCCTCCCGGTGGCTAAAAGAGTGCCCGGAGCGGGCAGGTGGCGTGTGCGGTGGGGAGACGATGGGGAGGG GAATGACACTGCAGAGACCCCTGAAAAGTTGGGCTTTTGCACTGACAGCCGTTGGGTTCGGGGAGGACTTGGGGGAGATCGTGAATGAGAGATGGCGGGAGGCAGGGATATGTCATAGTGGCCGTGACGGGGGAGCCATGTTTTGTATCCTCTCCAATCCCTCCTCTCCATATTGTCCCAAATTATACGAGGGAGCCCGGGTGAATAAAGGGCatggggagaggatgggagggggagggggcctgGAGAGGATGGGGAGGACTTTCACCTTGTCTCCTCCTTCAATAGCTTCTTCCGCCATCATGGGACTGATAGAAACAACCCGTGGACTCCTTCCAGGGGCAG GGGGCACCCAGCGCCTGCCTCGGTGCGTGGGCGTGAGCCTGGCCAAGGAGCTCATCTTCACGGGACGCCGGATCGGTGGGGAGGAAGCGAAGGGCATCGGGCTGGTGAATTATGCGGTGCCCCAGAACCAGGAGGGCACAGCTGCCTACCAGCGGTCGCTGGAGCTCGCCAGGGAGATCGTGCCGCAG GCCCCCATCGCGGTGAGAATGGGCAAAGTGGCCATCGACAAAGGGATGGAG GTGGACATCGCCTCTGGGATGGCCATCGAAGGGATGTGTTACGCCCAG AACATCCCGACCCGGGACAGGCTGGAGGGGATGGCGGCTTTCCGGGAGAAGCGGCCGCCCCGCTTTGTTGGCGAGTGA